Part of the Salvelinus sp. IW2-2015 unplaced genomic scaffold, ASM291031v2 Un_scaffold4600, whole genome shotgun sequence genome, AACCTGTAGGAACTGTGGAGGAGACAGACCGGTGGACATTGTTCAGCTACTGACTGGATCTATTCATCCACCGCCATGTTGGAGATCTCACTGTAAACTGTAGGAACTGTGGAGGAGACAGACCGGTGGACATTGTTCAGCTActgaccgaaaggttgcaagatcgaatccccgagctgacgaggtaaaaatctgtcgttctgccctgaacaaggcagttaacccactgtgttcctagaccgtcatttaaataagaatgtgttcttaactgacttgcctagttaaataaaaggtaaataaaaaaaaaagtgtaaataaaTATACTGACAGatgctgaggttgaagaggcagcTCTCCTGGCGCTGCAAGGCAGACAGTTTTCCCCGCGCCGAGGTTCCGACCCGGAGAACTCCCAGGTCCACGCTCTGCCCTACCCCCACCTCGTGGATTTGCCCTGCCCAGAGGACGCCACCACCGCAGGTTGGCACTGTGCTGCACGGTGAGGGGGGTGCCCAGCGCATTGGATGGTGAAGGGCTTCTCCATAGACTGTGGGTCGAAGGTAGAGGCTGTGCCCTCAGAGAACGCCTGAGCAGAAATGACACAACGGATTGTACTGTGAATAAACGTgccaattttttaaaaatgtttttatttgtaagcAAACTTGTAAAACAATAGGTTGGTTTGTGTCCTAGATGAACCCAGTCCTGGTTTAAAAACAGACAATGATATTGATGTTAAGTCGAGGAATGGCTTTAACTAGGGTCTGGAGAAACGGGTCAAACGTTCATAGGAAGAATTGGAGAAAACTTGAAGATGAGCAGCTGGCCATCAGAACCGGTTATACGGAGACAGAGTGTTCTCTgtcatgtgttgttgtgtgtcaggACAGTACAATGATGTACAAAGACCCATTAGTCCAGACAACAGGCCGACACTCGTAGCCAGGCTTGATTTAATCAAATCATAAGATCTAAATCACACAGCTAGAGGACGTCCGGGCTTTATCAGACGAAGGGAACAGATTGGATGAGCTACTGTTAACCTGGTCAGATTCAATCTGGCCATATTGACATGAATAATGGGTCTAAGGTTGACTGttcctgtattgtgtgtgttgtgtgtgtgtgtgtgcacgtatacAGTACGTGGGTGGTGCCggcttggctgtgtgtgtgcgtgtgtgttttgctggtgtgtgtgtttgctggtggtgtgtggtgctgggtgtgtgtgctggtgtgtgtgtgtgctgtgtgtgtgtgtgtgctggtgtgtgtgagtgtgtgtgtgtgttgagtgtgttgctggtgttgtgtgtgtgtgtgtgtgtgtgtgtgtggtgtgtgttgtgtgtgtgtgtgttgctggtgtgtgctggtgtgtgtgtgttgtgtgagtgtgtctgctggtgtgtgtggttggtgtgtgtgtgttggtgtgtgtgtgctagtgtgtgtgctatgtgtgtgtgtgtgttactctggCTAGGTTGCTGAGGACATTGAGGCAGCACTTAGAGACCGTAATGTTATGGTGTCTCTGGAACAGATGTTGATGGCGGTACGCGGCTCGGGGAGAACCACGAAGTCGTCCCCGGGAACAGGACTCTTATCCTGGACGGGTTGTTCTTCATCTACAGGGTGAAGGAGGACAACATGGTGCACAAAACACTGAATTACTGAGAGATACCGATCTGTAGGTCAATCGATCCATCCACCACCCATCAATATGATTGAATAAATACAAACGTCATTGTGTTTCTGAGTTTTGCTAATCTACAGCGTAATCATGTTTATATAACTTGAGGTTCCACTATGCGGTTGTTGAGGTTCCACTACAAGGTTGGTTATGGTTATTCAGCGTACCTCTAGGTTGAGGTTCCACTATGAGGTTGGTTAGGGTTATTCAGCGTACCTCGAGGTTGAGGTTCCACTACGAGGTTGGTTATGGTTACTCAGCATACCTCTAGGTTGAGGTTCCACTATGAGGTTGGTTAGGGTGTGTTGAGGTTCCACTATGAGGTTGGTTAGGGTTACTCAGCGTACCTCTAGGTTGGGTTCCACTACGAGGTTGGTTGGGTTATTCAGCATACCTCTAGGTTGAGGTTCCACTATGAGGTTGGTTAGGGTTGTTGAGGTTCCACTATGAGGTTGGTTAGGGTTATTCAGCGTACCTCTAGGTTGAGGTTCCACTACCATGTTGGTTAGGTTATTCAGCGTAcctctgggttgaggttccactatGCGGTTGGTTGGGGTTCCACTATGagtgtggttagggttattcAGCGTACCTCAGGTTGAGGTTCCACTACGAGGTTGGTTAGGGTTATTCAGAGTACCTCTGGTTGAGGTTCCACTACGAGGTTGGTTAGGGTTATTCAGCGTACCTCTAGGTTGAGGTTCCACTATGAGGTTGGTTAGGGTTATTCAGCGTAcctctgggttgaggttccactacGAGGTTGGTTAGGGTTATTCAGCGTACCTCTAGGTTGAGGTTCCACTACGAGGTTGGTTAGGGTTATTCAGCGTACCTCTAGGTTAGGTTCCACTATGAGGTTGGTTAGGGTTATTCAGCGTACTCTAGGTTGAGGTTCCACTACGAGGTTTGGTTAGGGTTATTCAGCGTACCTCGAGGTTGAGGTTCCACTATGAGTTGGTTAGGGTTGTTGAGGTTCCACTATGAGGTTGGTTAGAGTAATTCAGCGTACCTCTAGCTTGAGGTTCCACCTGCGTTTGCCGTCCTCCACTCTCTCTAACAGCGGTTCCCAGACAGCATGGGTCTCATTGAAGTAGTTCACCTGTCAAAAGTCAACATATTCACACAGTGTCAAAATCAGCATCCATCCCATTTATATCAATTTCAATGAACACATTTTATGATGATGAAATCAAAAGAACACGGGTAGTCAAAAGgatttaaaatgttgatttaacctttatttaactaggcaagtcagttaaagaacaactgttatttacagtgacgggcctaccccggccaaacccggacggcgctgggccaactgtgcgccgccctatggactcccactagcctgagatgcagtgccttagaccgctgcaccacaccGGATACATGAATGCCAAAGGTAACACGTATCCCTACATAAGTCTGTAATTCACAACAGACTAAGAAAAGCTGTTTGTCTGCCTATTGACTTCCTAAAAAAAACACATGAGGAGCTCCTGTATGTACAGGAAGAGGAAGTCCATTAGGCTGATACTTGAGAGTAGTGAAAAAGCTCCGGTCTCACCTCCAGGGTCATGTCAGagcagaggtagaggagggaggaccAGTTCTTGGCCGTCCCAGACAGAGAGGTCTCAGCCAGTAGCAGGGGGACCGTCCGGTGACCCAGACCAGACTCCATGGTCACCTGAATCACCTTCACATCCACCTTGAAACTCTCCCCAAAGTTACGGCCGTCCTGGTCACTGAAACTCTCCGTCACCTAGATGGGGAAAGTCATGTTAAGGTTTAATGCCATTTGTAGGTAGAGAATACAAAAACAAAAGGTGCATAGTGGAGGTAAACGGAGTCCCCAAATGTTCCTGGCAGGGCACAGAAGGTTAATGTATAGGGACATAAGGTTAATGTATAGGGACATAAGGTTATTGTATAGGGACAGAAGGTTAATGTATAGGCACAGAAGGTTATTGTATAGGGACAGAAGGTTAATGTATACACGGAACAGAAGGTTATTGAATAACAACAACGAGCACAACGCACACAAGGTTAGTCTAAGGGACAGAAGTTAATAGTATAGGGACATTGAACTGGTTAATGTAATAGGGACAGAAGGTTATGTATAGGGGACAGAAGGTTAACTGTATAGGCACTGAGCAACGAACAAAGGTATAGACATGATATACATGGGACAGAAGGTTAATGTATAGGGACAGGAAGGTTAATGTTAGGTAGAAGAGGAAGGTATAGGGACAGAAGGTTAATGTAATAGAGACAGAAGGTTAATGTATAGGGACCAGAAGGTTAATGTATAGGGACAGGAATGGTTAATTATATAGAGACAGAAGTTAATGTATAGGGACCAGAAGGTTAATGTATAGGAAGAAGGTCAATGTATAGGAGCAGAAAGGTTAAATGAT contains:
- the LOC112077467 gene encoding intermembrane lipid transfer protein VPS13C-like: MESGLGHRTVPLLLAETSLSGTAKNWSSLLYLCSDMTLEVNYFNETHAVWEPLLERVEDGKRRWNLKLEMKNNPSRIRVLFPGTTSWFSPSRVPPSTSVPETP